A single region of the Bos mutus isolate GX-2022 chromosome 24, NWIPB_WYAK_1.1, whole genome shotgun sequence genome encodes:
- the DIPK1C gene encoding divergent protein kinase domain 1C: MARARAAGARGRPGRCGLGGRCGRRALLACAAWTAGWVLAAALLLRAHPGVPSERCTDEKSRRILAALCQDYRGGALGGDLCEDLCEAGQLRYRRCLYYERGKKVLQADWRGRPVVLKSKEEAFSSFPPLGLLDGQPEAGGQDLPEAELLVLAAGEARSALGLEPAEGGLSRLELVRRGPPRRGQLASLWALLQQEEFVLLSLLRGRSPHAPPVLGSCGHFYAVEHLAAGSPGHRALFPLGPDGGRRGQARAVSGVALSFLDMVRHFDHDFAHRLHLCDVKPENFAIRSDFTVVAIDVDMAFFEPKMREILEQNCTRDEDCNFFDCFSKCDLRAHRCGAQRANSNLQVVCDKIFRHWFSSPRGSSAVSSPLRGQLRAAVQECAAPGAQGAPRVLGRLRSLLQAVLRELRDGEELRPGARSHPRGDSHRGTPGAARKAPAGLSHHPFE, translated from the exons ATggcgcgggcgcgggcggcgggcgcGCGGGGCCGGCCTGGGCGCTGCGGGCTGGGCGGGCGGTGCGGGCGCCGCGCGCTGCTAGCCTGCGCCGCGTGGACCGCGGGCTGGGTGCTGGCGGCCGCGCTGCTGCTCCGCGCGCACCCGGGCGTCCCCTCCGAGCGCTGCACCGACGAGAAGAGCCGGCGCATCCTGGCCGCGCTG TGCCAGGACTACCGGGGCGGCGCGCTGGGCGGAGACCTGTGCGAGGACCTGTGCGAGGCGGGGCAGCTGCGGTACCGGCGCTGCCTGTACTACGAGCGCGGCAAGAAGGTGCTGCAAGCCGACTGGCGCGGCCGGCCGGTGGTCCTCAAGTCCAAGGAGGAGGCCTTCTCCAGCTTCCCGCCGCTCGGCCTCCTGGACGGGCAGCCCGAGGCCGGCGGCCAGGACTTGCCGGAGGCTGAGCTGCTGGTGCTGGCGGCCGGGGAGGCCCGGAGCGCGCTGGGCCTGGAGCCGGCCGAGGGCGGCCTGAGCCGGCTGGAGCTGGTGCGGCGGGGCCCCCCGCGGCGGGGCCAGCTGGCCAGCCTGTGGGCGCTGCTGCAGCAGGAGGAGTTCGTGCTGCTCAGCCTGCTCCGCGGCCGCAGCCCGCACGCCCCGCCCGTGCTGGGCTCCTGCGGCCACTTCTACGCCGTGGAGCACCTGGCGGCCGGCAGCCCCGGCCACCGCGCCCTCTTCCCGCTCGGCCCGGACGGCGGGCGCCGCGGCCAGGCGCGCGCGGTCAGCGGCGTGGCGCTCAGCTTCCTGGACATGGTCCGCCACTTCGACCACGACTTCGCCCACCGCCTGCACCTCTGCGACGTCAAGCCCGAGAACTTCGCCATCCGGAGCGACTTCACG GTGGTGGCTATCGATGTGGACATGGCTTTTTTCGAACCTAAAATGAGGGAAATTCTCGAGCAGAACTGCACGAGGGATGAAGACTGCAATTTCTTTGATTGTTTTTCAAAGTGTGATCTGCGAGCGCACAGGTGCGGGGCCCAGAGAGCCAACAGCAACCTGCAG GTGGTCTGCGACAAGATCTTCCGCCACTGGTTCTCCTCGCCCCGCGGCAGCTCCGCGGTGTCCAGCCCGCTGCGGGGGCAGCTGCGGGCGGCAGTGCAGGAGTGCGCGGCCCCCGGGGCCCAAGGCGCGCCCCGCGTGCTCGGGAGGCTGCGAAGCCTGCTCCAGGCTGTGCTGCGGGAGCTGCGGGACGGCGAGGAGCTGCGCCCCGGGGCGAGGAGCCATCCGCGCGGGGACTCTCACCGTGGGACCCCTGGCGCTGCTCGGAAGGCCCCAGCCGGCCTCAGCCATCACCCCTTCGAGTGA